The following is a genomic window from Labrus bergylta chromosome 2, fLabBer1.1, whole genome shotgun sequence.
TTCCTCTTCTTTGACGTCTCGACCCTTAGAGAGGGCTTTGAGGAAATCTGATTTGTATGGAGCCGCAAAAAGGGCCGCCTTAAGGAGGAAAATACAAACGTTCAATATACATAGAACTCTGTTCACTGTATATGCTTTGTGGTACACTACTTAAATGTCACAAATCTCACTCTGATACGGTGCTCTTATTAAAAAGCAAACTCTGAACTCACCTTGAAAAGCTGTTGCACAAACCAGCCATGATACCTTTTCAGGGCGATTTCATAAGCTTTGGTGACATTAACTCGAATGAGGTTTGGGTTGCTTTCGTCCCTCTCACCATCTGCCAGACTCTGGAGGAAGACTTGAATGAACCGCAGACCCCTTGTTGACAATAAAAGAAGCGAGAATCATTATCATACAGAACAAAAATATGTTAAAGTTGAGATATAACAATTCTCAAACCTTTTTAGCCACATAAGAGCCAACGTCGCTCCAACTTTAGGCCATTCTGCTCCATGCATCTCCTTTTCTGCCTCCAAGATCTGCTGGAGCGTCTTGAACCGTGCTGGGTTAGAATCATAAACTGCCTTGAttttctgtcaaaaaaacaaaaaagaagtaTATTTTACTGCTTTGGTAATTTAGGAGTGGACTGACAGATTTAACTCAGGACACATAAATGATTAACCATACTTACTATAATGTTTCCAGATATGTCAGCCTTGATTGGTGCAAAAATGGCAGAGCCCAAGCAGTCTAAGGAGGAATATTACACACTGTGTGACTGggaatttaaaaagatgaaaacataaTCTATTGATCATTCTCAAATACCAGACATAATATTTCATAAATCTGACTTCAGAGCACATCTTCATACATCACATTAAGTTGGATATGATTTTTGGAAGTTGGAAATTAAAAAGGATTAAAAATGTCAATGAAAGCAACACTGAAATGCAATACATTTTCAGAAGTTAAATGTCTTCATATTTAGAGGAGCTATAACATTCAACatacaacatgaaaaacaaaagttttactTCTATAATAATATTCAGATATTTTACAATACAGGTAAGCTTTCCAAAATCAAAAGTACAATATGTATGAAGTGATGCAAAATCTATTTAAACTTTCTTAAATTCAttgatgtttgatatttaagtGATGGACCAAGCAAATAAGAAAATACTACTTTGTCCTATGTTGTCTCCCTCAGCTATGAATTATTATGTTAAACTCTAAAAGATAACAACACCAAGTCAAAAAGTGATGCTTTACTATAATTTCTTGATCAATTCTACAAatttacaattcatttagcaaacgcttttgtccaaagcgacgtacaacAGAAAGTaagtgcaacacaaacacagatctaAGTCTAATTGGACACAGGTGCTGTCCAGCAGTGTGCAGAGGCA
Proteins encoded in this region:
- the gltpa gene encoding glycolipid transfer protein; protein product: MALLMEHQFRQLPADRQVETRPFLEAVSYLPPFFDCLGSAIFAPIKADISGNIIKIKAVYDSNPARFKTLQQILEAEKEMHGAEWPKVGATLALMWLKRGLRFIQVFLQSLADGERDESNPNLIRVNVTKAYEIALKRYHGWFVQQLFKAALFAAPYKSDFLKALSKGRDVKEEECLEKIRKFLVNFTATVDTIYEIYAKMNADLDYTV